Within the Maribacter sp. BPC-D8 genome, the region GCGAAGAGCCCTATAGCAGCTATTATTCAAAAAATGAATCTATTCCGTATAATGTATCTAACGGCAATCAACTAAATGCGGAGTTCTCTAATGAAGCGCTGAAAAAAATTATTAGTCTTGAATTCGTAGATGAAAATATTAAAGATTTTAAAATACCTAACAAGTACGAGATTACACATAAATCGAATATAAAAATTAATGAATTTGGTGAGTTTTATTTACCAATAGATCATAAAAAAGATTCTATACATTTTAAAGACACGCCAATTGAAGCTTACACAACTACCTATAGTTACGTAGGGGAAATTGAATATTTTGATTCTTACCTTTTATTAGAATTTTTTGAGCAACCTGCTTATTTTTTGATAAACAGAAAAGATGGTTCTAAAAGTTTTATGTCATCTGGTCTTCCTAATTACTCTCCTAGTGGTATGATTTTATTAAACATGTTCACTGACACGGCTACCTACCAACATAATGAGTCTACCGTTTTAAGTATTATCAAAAAAAATATAAACAATGAAGCAGAGCAAATGCTAAGTGTTAGTTTCAAAAGTTGGGCGGTATCACCAAACCCCGATGATTATTTTTGGATTTCAGAAAATGAAATCGTTTTCAAAGTATATCCTATTAGAAAATTCATATTTGAACCAAATCCGAATGTACTGAAATCGCAATATTTGAAAATGAAAATATTATAATATACTCCGTAAAAAATTTCGATTAATCTCTTTATCAAGCACTTGAACTAAATCATTAGCAAACATTAAAAAATGAAAATCTATTCATGAAAAATATAGTATTCTTTTTATTCTATTTTTTGATTTTAAATACTTTGGCTGCTCAAGAACAGAAGACATACCACCCAAATGGTCAGGTAAAAGAAATTGGAGAATATAAAAACGGAAAACAAGTAGGTATTTGGAAAGCCTATTCTGACAATGGTAAACTAAGTGTATACGCTGAATTCGAAAATGGAAAGCCAGCAAATGAATGGAAGTTTTATCATTACAGCGGAGAACTAAAAGAAGTTGGGGCATTTAATAACGGATTGAAAATCGGCGAATGGAAAAATTACTATGTTAATGGAAATTTAAAAGAAATCGGAGTATTAAAAGACGGAAAACTTCAAGGTAAATGGAACGTATTTTACCAAAACGGCATTTTAAAAGAAGTTGGCCAATATGACAAGGGTAAACCAATAGGAAAATGGAAAGATTACCATAACAATGGAAAAATAAAGAGTATTGGTAAGTTTACAAACGGAAACACTTCTGGTAAATGGAAAGGTTATTTCGATAATGGAAAATTATCTTCAGTTGGTACCTATGAAGATGGAAAAAGAACAGGAAAGTGGATTCTATATAATAAAAATGGAGAAATTAAAGAAATTGCAACATTTGAAAACGGAGTAATGTTAGAAAGTTCTAAATCTAACTAACAGCACTTATCCCCTACTAAATCAAAGCTTAGACGACACAACTAATTGCATTCAAAATCGTTAGCTAACATATAGCTAAACTATTACTATAAAATTATAACTTTTATATAAAGACCGAATTTCTAAAAAGAGATTATTCAATTCAACCAAACGAACCAAAAACCATTTACAACTATTAAAAAACAAATTATGAGAATACATATTATTATCGTTTTTCTTTTACTAGCATCAAACATTAAAGCCCAAGAAACATACCTTATGTGGAACGATGTGGAAAACCAACGTTTTGGCAAAGAGACCCTATTTAAATCTGAAGGAAAATTTTTAAACGGAAGTTATAAACTAGCCGAAAACAGCGGAGCATACACCGACGTTACGTTTAAAAACGGAAAGATGATAGGTGCAAAAAAAGATTACGATTTTTCTGGAAACCTTGAACAAGAGATGAACTTTGATCAAGAAGGCAAAGCAAATGGAAAAAGTATTTCTTATTATTCGAATGGTGAAATAAATGAAGATTTCAATTATAAGAACGGGTTAAAAGATGGCGAGTGGAAAACCTATAATAAAAAAGGTGAACCGATAAGAACCGAGATTTACAAAAACGATTTAAAAGAAGGAAAATGGGTATCTAACTTACGAGATGCAGCCAAAGGTGTCAATTTAATAGAAACTAGTTATTACAAAGCTAACGAGCCAACCGGTGCATGGTCTCAGAAAACGGAAGATGATAGGTTAATTTGGGAGAAAACCTATACAGCCCCTAAAGACTATACTAAAAAAGAATACCATACTAATGAGAAGGTTGCAGTTATAGAATCATACAAGAATAATAAATTAGATGGTGTTTCTAAATATTATAATCCTTCAGGTATAATACTCAGTGAAAAACAATTTTTAGAAGGTTATTTAAAATCTGAAATAGCGTTTTATGAAAATGGAAATAAAAAAGAAATTGTAAATTCTAAAGACGGCTATAAAGATGGTTTGTTTCAAGAATATTCAGAAACGGGTCAACTTACTATTGATGGGCAATATAAAATAGGATATAAGGCAGGCGAATGGAAATATTACAATGATGATGATATGCTAGATAGAACATTCACTTTCGCCGATGGTCATAAAAATGGCATAGGCAAAACTTATAACGAAGCTGGTACTGTAGAAAGCGAAGGTATGTATGCCAATGATGAAAAAACAGGCTTGTGGAAATTCTATAAGCTAAACGGTAAAGTTTCTAAAGAAATAGAATACAAAAACGATAAAGTAATTTCTGAAAAAAAATATAATTAAGCTATAGCCATAAAATGGCTATTTAGATACTTAGCATCTTTACTACTTTCTATTCGGTTATTCTTTATTAAATTAACTTATAACCGACTATAAAATGCGTTGTGGGCTATTAACAAACACTTCTTATAATTATATAAAATGATCAAAAAAATTAGTCTTATAGTTTTAATCTTATTTGGTATACATCAAAATTTAATTGGACAATATGCCAGCGATACCATTATTAAAGATTTTAATAATGACAAAATTGTTGATACGCTTATCGACTTTAGAGAAATGGGAAGTGCTTGTTCAGGTAGAACGGTGTCAATAATCGATGGCAAAACGAAAGAGAAATTTGCACTTAACAACGACGGTTGTTATTCTAGTTATACTAATGTAATTAAAGTACCTAAAAACCTAAATCTAAAAAAGAACAGTCTTTTTTTAGAGGCCATAAAAGAGAGGTCACTACCTAATAAAAGAGAACATATTGACAGCTCTTTAAAATGGTTACTGAGTGGAAATTCTAATGTACAAATACTAGAATCCCATCCTTATTTTGATATTATTGCCAACCCTAAAACCGCTTGGCAGCCAAATATTTTAGAGATCCCTGCTTCTTATTATATCGACAGCTTTGAATTTTCTTTACAATCAGAAGACTTTAAAAATAAAAACCCTACGGTAACTGAAAAAAATCAAGAATATATAGCCTATTACACTGGTCATCAAATAATAAAATTAGACAGCTTAACCCCTGTTGCTCAAAACGATACCTATAAAATATTTAAGACAGCACACACTGTTTTTGTCAAAAAAGGAGCTACTTACAAGTGGGCATTTATATCAGATGATCTTGTTACTGGCGCACCAGATAGACGTAGCTGGCCTTCTATAAATCAGGTGCAATTAATAGATAAGTATCTAATAATTCATCATGATGTTCCTCCTGTTAATGGCTATTTCATTGAAATTATAAATATCGAGACACAGAAAATTGGTCACTTAAAGTTTGAACCATCACAAAATAATGGAACTGACGAAGGTGGTATGAGAACTTTTAAGATAACAAATGATCTATTGCTATTTACTGAATATGCTGAAGAAGAAGCAATAAAAATACCTTTAAAACAATTATTTGAATCTTTAGATAAATCTTAACTCCATTTAAAATTACCAAAGCTATATATTAAACGAGTAGTAATCTTACTATCAAAATCTGCATAGACTAATGGATTTTGAAATTATAAAATCAAAATCAGCTTACACATACCACTGAATGAAAAATTACGCTACCAAATTCAAACACATTGTTCCAACTTTTCTTTTTGTTGTAGTAGCATCAACATTTTTCGTTTTACTTTTTAGGTGGGTCTTTACTATTAACTCAAACATCTTACATATTAAAGAAGATATTTTTGATATGTGGGTGCCTATTATTTTCCCTTGGATACCAATAACGATTTGGCTTACACCAAAACTTAAAGTCCTTAAAATTAATAGAAAAGGTAGCGATGCACCACTTCTATTTAAATTTATTGCCTGGGCTACCATGACTGCAATGATGATAATTTCAAACAGTTATTTGAAAACCGCAACTGGTAGTTTGGCAGAAATAAATACTATTGAAGAGGCTTTTAACCCTAATGCCAGCTATTTAAAAATCAATGATTTTGAAATTGATAGAGACTATGGCAGTTCACATACAGAATTTAGAACAAGCGGAAAATATGGTCGAAAATTGAATTTCGACTCCTATTTTGTGTATCCTTTAAAAGTGGAGAGTGCAGAAAATAAGTTCAAATATTGGTATGGCGTAGAAATGCATGAACAAATAAGTAAATCGCTAGAACCAGAAGAAAAGGAAGAAAAGTATCAGGTTTTTTTTAAGCAAGCTATTGAAGATTTTAAAAACTATAAATTCTATGAAGCCGATTATTTTGAAATAGTGCCTCATTCTATTGATAGAGATGGGTTTATCAATGCAATAAAGCGTCAAGAAAATTTATCAGATATTCAACCAGTAATAATTAGACCAAAAAAAGGACTATACACTAATAAAAATGGACATAAACTTGGATGGGTTTTTGGATCGTTCGCCATCGGTTTTTCTATTTTCTTATTTGTACTGAAGTTTCCTGTCTACAGTTCAAAGAAATGATAATGAAACCATATCATACAACTATACATGTACCAAATTACCTGTATATAAATCTTAGTCAGTACTATTTAAATCGTATGAATTCTAGCGAATAGCGCAGAAAAAATGAATAGTAAATAACCTCGGGGCAAGTCCGCCAGGCATTGAATTGAAAACATAATTAATACTTCGACCCAAGCGTTGGAACATTTAAATCTTGATTATCGAGTAAAAAATGAAAAAAATAGTCATACTAACTTTAGCCTTAATTACCTCAATTGGTGTGTATGCCCAAAGGAAAGATATTACCTATTACGATAATGGTCAGGTTCGCAGGCAAGGTCAATATGACATAAAAAATCAAAAAACCGGCGAATGGAAATCATTTCACAAAAACGGGCAGTTATCATCAGTTGGAACATATGAAAACGATAAGCAAACTGGAGAATGGATAGACTATTTGTCAAACAAAACCTTATCTGGTATAGAAATGTGGGCAAAAGGACGACGAAATGGTGAATCGAAAAAATATAGACATGATGGTATACTAATAAAAATAGGCATGTATACCGATGGTAACAAAACTGGGGAATGGAAATATTACCATTCAAAAGATCAACTATCAAAATTAGAAAATTATATAAACGGACAAAAAATAGGCGAATGGAAAGAATTTCATAAAAATGGACAACTCTTATACATTGGAACTTATGAAAAACCCGATAAGGCAGAAGGAGAATGGAAATGGTATGAAGATGATGGACAGTTAGAAGCAATCGGAGTATATAGAAACGGTCTTAAAATTGATGAATGGAAATCATATTACAAAAACGGACAACTCGCGAGTTCAGAATTCTACGAGAATGGAAAGCTAAGCGGAGAATCTAAACGGTATAATACAAATGGTGAATTGTGGATAATTGGAAAATATTTGAATGGAGGTAAAACAGGAGAATGGAGATGGTACCACAACAACGGTAAATTAAAAACGATTGGCACCTATATTGAGAATAAAAGCATTGGAGAATGGAAGAGTTTCCACGAAAACGGTCAATTAAAGAAAATTGGGGATTATAACGACAACGGTAGACGAACCGGTAAATTTAAAGCCTATCACGAAAATGGAGAACTAGAAAGTAAAGGCAAATACCATAATGGAAATCAAATTGGCAAGTGGAAGTACTACAACGTAAAAGGGACGCTCATAAAAACGACAAAATTTTAAAACCATTCTGATAAAAACCCTAAGTCCAAGTCTTACTAGTTCAAATTATTATTGATTTACATTAACTTTAGTTAAACGTTTTAGGAAATTAATATACAGATGAAAATTAAGTTCAAACCTTCAAATTCTATTTTTTTTAAGGAGCTAAACGCAAACATTTCTGTCATACTAACCGACGAAGTAATTGATAAAAGTAAATGGGTTTTAAAAGCAAAATTCTTCTTTTACTTTTTAACCTTTCTGGGGCTTTATGCATTTCTATTTACCGATGTAGTAGCTAATTCATTTTCGCTACTAATAACAACATATACGCTAATTGGACTTTCTGGAATATTACTAGCCTTTAATGCATCGCACGATGCCGTACATGACACTTTATTTACGAATAAGAAGTATAATGCTATTACTCATTTTTTAATATTTAATCTACAAGGGGTGAATGCTACTTTGTGGAAAAAACGACACCTTTCTTCGCATCATTTATTCCCTAATGTAGATGGCTGTGATGCCGATATAGACAACAACTCGTTCATTCGATTATCGAACTCGCACACCCTAAAAAAGAATCATAAGTTCCAGCATTTTTATGCTCCGCTTTTGTACTGCCTTTACACGCTGCATTGGATCTTTGTTAAAGATTTTATCTACCTCTCTAAAAAAGAGGTGGCTAATATGAAAGACTTGGTGTATTCAAAAAGGTTTATTGCAGCCGTAATTCTTTTGAAACTACTTTATCTAGTATATATAATAGTGATTCCGTATTACTTTTTAGAAGTTGGGCTAGCCAAAATCTTAATCTCATTCTTTATAATGCATGGGGTAATTTCAATATTTTTTGTACTAACATTAATTATTTCTCATTTGACTACAGAAACTAGTTTTCCAAAGCATGATGAAAACGGATTTTTACCTACCTGCTATCACGAACACCAACTTTCTGTATCGCTTGACTACCACCCTACTAGTAAATTTGCGAACTTTATTTTTGGTGGTTTCAACTCTCATGCTGCGCACCATTTGTTTCCGAAATTACCACATACCCTGTATACTATTATAACACCAGAAATACAAAAAGCAGCGGTTAAGTTCTCTATGCCTTACAATGAATTAAGCATCATCAATGCAATTTATTCTCACTTTAAATATTTAAAGAAATTAGGTGGTAACTAATTCCGCTTACACTACTCCGCTCCTTTTCAATCAATTGAAAATTAGTTACTTTTTCATAACCGAATAAAGAAAAAACCGAATGACTATACCGAGCTACTGCAGTACATTTCTTATATTCAGAGTATTTATAACTATGAAAAAATCACTTTTAATACTTTTACTATTCAGTCTCAACCTTTGTTTTTCTCAAACAATAATTGAGCAAACCGATTTGGCTAATTGTGCGCTTGAATTAACGGAACAACAGGTAACGTATGACCCAAGTTACTTTTCTATTGATTACCCAAACGGAGATGTACCCAATGACAAAGGTGTTTGTACAGATGTTGTAATTCGTGCGTACAGAAAAGTTGGAGTTGACTTACAGAAAGAAGTTCATGTAGATATGAAATCTAACTTTAATGTGTATCCGAAAATATGGGGACTCAAAACTACTGACCGAAATATTGATCATCGTAGAGTGCCTAATTTGATGACCTTTTTCAAAAGAGAAGGTGCCGAAAAACCGATTTCTAACAACCCAAATGATTATTTACCTGGCGATATAGTTTGTTGGAATTTAGGAGGAGCTATTACGCATATTGGTATTGTAGTCGATAAAAAATCAAACGACGGAAAGCGCAATTTAATCGTGCACAATATTGGGGGCGGACAAGTTTTGGCTGATTGTCTCTTTGACTATAAAATTATCGGTCATTATCGTTATAACAAGTAAAAATCATAACTTAATAGCTGTATACGAACAGTATACAACTGTCTTTTACACACCACGTTTCATACACCAATTGTCAAATTTAATTAAAAAATAAAATGGGTTTTCTGAAAAAAAAATCATCATCTAAAGAAACTGAAATTCAAGAAGCAGAAGTACTTATAGAACTACAATCACCTTCTTGCCCCGTAACCGCTATTGTAGAACAAGACAATAGAACGGTATACTTTTATTTATGGGGTGCTGAGGGATCTAACTTCGGTGTTAAGTCTTCTTGGGTGAGAAATCTAAAAAAAGCTCCTCAACAGCTAGAAACAGCATTAATGGAGCAAGGGGTACCACCAATGCAGACAGAAGAATTCTGTATACACCCTAATGGTTCAGAAAAACTGAATAAAGACGACCTCAGTATCATCTGGTTAGAAGAAGGTGATGGCGCTGCGCTTTTATTAAACGGTGAAGTTATTTCGATCATACCAAGCTGGGCAGGTCAAAACGGATTTAACGGATATGCAAAAGAAGCAAAAGGTCAAGGTGATTTTGCTTGGGAGCTTTCTGACAATAATGCCTTATATGATCGAGTTCATGCATCAAAAGAATTTTGGGACGCTTGGGATTTAGAACAAAGCCCTTTCAATATACTACAGCCAAAAATACTTGATACGTACGATGAAATCTTTGGCGAGCAAGATAACTACTTTGCTATAGATGGTAATGAATGGCCACCAAAAGGTCTTTATTTGAAGAAAGGAGAATCAAAAACGGTATTTGCTACAGTAGGTCTTTCTCTAATACCAATGCCAGTAGTTGAAATGTATACCGAAAATCGTTTCGATGCTAATAGAATAGAATTTGGCTTTCTTCTAAATTCACCAATTACAGACGAGGCAGTGCAACAAATTGGAGGATGGATGAGTGCCCAAACCACGATACCCTGGCACAATATTACTTTTTTGGGAGAAGGGCATACCATTGAATTTCTGTCTTTAAATTCAAGTAAATTGAACTTTGTTCTTCTAACCAGTCAACTTAACATCTTACCTGAACCCAATATTGAAAAGTATAGAAACTCAAAAACAAATTTTCTATGGATGGTACCAATATCCGAAAAAGAAAGACAGCATATTGTTGATAATGGTAGTGATACAATAATCGAAAAACTAAATAAAATTGGGAAAGAAGTTTTTTCTTTAGATCGTGCCGAAGTGATATAAAATTTGAGATTCAGCAATTAACCTATCTAACTAATATTGCAGTAAAATAAAATATGAAACGACTTTTAAAAAAGAATAGAAGTGTAACTCTGGTTTTTATTACTTTGTTCTTCTACGCTAATCAATTGAGTGCTCAAGAAAGTGCTATAAAATTACCATTTGAAGAAATCGATTTTATAATTGGTAGAAATCATAGTAATAAACTAATCGACACATACGAAGAGGCTGTGAAAATTGGTTTAGTAACTGAAAATATAGAATCAGAGAAGTTTTATGAAAATAATGCGGTCTATTTATTTAATGTTGGAGGTGGTTGTTTTGGTGCTATACCCCAAGAAATATCGACCGAATTAGAAAACAACATGGTCATGATAAATTGGGCGGCACCCAACGAACCTTGTCCATCAGTTGGAATAGCATTATCCTTTTATGGACAAATAATTATATCTAAAAAAGAATACCCGAATTATAAAAGTTTAATATTTAAATATTACTGGGAGTAATTGAAATACTAAAAACAATCGTTGGTAATAGCTATAGCTTATACAGTTTCAATTGCTAAATAAAATTAGAATTCAATCAACACCGTCAATTCTTTTAATTCAGTTCTAAACTAAAAGTTACTAATTTCATTTACGCAATAATAGTAACTTATAACGATTGCTATAATTCTAAAATAAATAGTTAATGGCAAGAATATATTATCACGAAGAAAGACTAAGCGGTCATGCTTTTGAAAATGAAGTTATCAATGTAAAATTGTTCGACCTAATATTTGAAAATACTGAAACTAACGGATATGATATTAAACCTATTTCAACTAGTTCATTTTTTGGATTAATAAAATCAAAAAATAATACTTTTAAAACTGTTGGTGTTTCAAGAGACGGTATTAATTACAACACCACAGAGGGGAACTTCTATTTACCAAAAGCATTAATTTTCTATGATAATAATGATAATACTTTCCCCTCTGAATTTTATTTTATCGCTAAAATTCAAGATCAAATAGAAATTCGTAAATGCAGTGGTGGTAAAACAGTAAAATGGTTTCAAATACCAGATTTACATTCAGAGGTTAAAGATGCCAAAATCATTCAAAAAATAGAGAACACTCTTTTAGAGCTTAAAAAATTGTTGCCCACAACACAAAAGGCAGTAATTAATATTAATAAGAAAAAGGACAAAGTAAAAGTTGAGGAAAACCAACCTTTATTAAATAAGTCCGTAAAAGAAGCTTATCAAGCACTGGCAAAAATATGCCTTGGCATGAACTCAAAAGAGAAAAATGTAATTGAGTTTTTTGATACACTTAAAAACTACGACAAAGACCTTGAATATTTTACCACCTTAAATTTTGTAATAGACTTTTTAGAACAAAATGATAATTCATTCATTTTAAGATTAGATTGGAAAGCTGATATCGAAGATTTAGAATGGGTTTTGAAATCGGCTTTAAATGACAATTTCAATGTATCTTTTGATTTACCTAACCCTGGGGATTATGGTAAAAACGCATCTGTATCTTTCGACAATGTTTTTGAAGATTTCAACAAATCACTAAAGCAAAACGGATTTCAAATGAGTTTTATTGATACGCAGTCAGATGAATATGTATTCTTATTACATAAACTGGAAGATAAAAAGGAGGTTGAAAACAGTATAAATGAAATCGGATATAAGTATTACGAGAAATAAGCGCTAACACAACATCGATACGTCATAAAACTATGAGTGAACTCATACATACAATAGGTATTCATCATTTATGCATTAAGCATAACGACATTAAATTAATTGCCAATACACTAGAATTATCAGATACAGAAGAATTAATTTTTGATAAAGAACATAATTGGAGTTCGCTTTATAAAGATGCTACCGAATTTTTAATAATAGAGTCAAATACGGAATGGACATACGTGGTATTCAATATTTGGGAATTTGATTTAATAAAATTAATAACGCAGAAATTATCTGAGAATCTTAAAACAGAAGTCAATTATTTTTTCATTGATCCATGGGTAAGTACCACAAGATGGATTAATTCTGAAAACGGGAAAATTAATAGAAGTCATTGGCAAGAAGACGAAACTATATTTGAAGACTATGGTTCGCTCTCACTTGAGCATGAATTAATAGACAAACCTGTTTCATCTGCAATTAAAGAAATTGACGAAATTGATATTTTTTGGGATGAGATCGCAAAATTATATTGGAATCTAAGTAATACACTTTCACCATCCATTTCTAGCTTGAATGAAGGGAATACATATAATGCGATTAGAGGTTTTTTTAATATGAATCAAACATTCAACTAACAATTTGCTTAAAGTTCTAACTAAAAAATCTTCATATAAAAACATATTTTTTAATTTTCAATACTCGCCCCTACCCTTTTTATGGACCAGATAAAACCATACAATTTCAACTTAAATGAAGAAAAACAACGAAGGTAGAGGCTGTCTTATTATATTTTTAAGTCCATTTGTAATCATTGGGCTTGTCACGTTATGCCTAAGCATTTTTAATTTATACAATTCTAAAAAGACGAATAGTTGGGCCAAAACAAACGCCGAAGTACAAAGTCTTGAATTTGACCATGAAAACTATGATGGTGCATCATCATACAGAGTTAAAATTACTTATGAATATATAATTGATAATGTAAAATATCAAAATAATAAAATTGCTTATGGCTATGGAATGAATGGCGTTGACGACCATCATAATCTATATTTAAAATTAAAAGACGCTAAAAAAATTGTCGCCTACATAAACCCTAACAATAATTCTGATTCTATTTTAATAAAAGGCCTTAATGGTTCTATTTTAGGATTACTCTTATTTTCTATTATGTGGAATGCTGGCGTATCTATTTTTTTAGTTCCAATCTTAATGAAGAGTAATTCAAAACTATTATTCAAAAAACTGATCGTAATCGTTTTCATAATATGGTCTATTGGAATTATATTAATTGTGACAAAATCAATTCAAATTCCATTAGAAAAGAAAATAGAAGTAATAGAAACCTCTACAAGAAGATAAATCAGAACCAAAATTTCATTCTAGTTTATTACCTTACAACTACAATAATTCAACCCCATTTATCAGTAATTAAAACCAACCTTTATGGATAGTGATTTGAAACAAATTTCTAAACTAATCTTAAAAGAAAGATTTTCAGATTTTGAATCTTTTTATAATGACTATGCCTTAGACCTTGACCTTTTCAAATTAAAGCATGAGAAAATCTTATTAAAATGGTTCGACAAAGAAGACTTTGCTGAGCTGAAAGATTATTTATATCCCGAATATCTTTTAATTATTTATGGTGGATTTCTAAATAAAATATATTCTGCTGATTGGAGCGGAGAAGAATATCCTGGACAAGTAAAAGCTTCTTTAACCAACATATTAAAAACCTATGACCATCCTACTTTTAAGTGGAATCTAAAAGTGTTTGAA harbors:
- a CDS encoding toxin-antitoxin system YwqK family antitoxin; the encoded protein is MKNIVFFLFYFLILNTLAAQEQKTYHPNGQVKEIGEYKNGKQVGIWKAYSDNGKLSVYAEFENGKPANEWKFYHYSGELKEVGAFNNGLKIGEWKNYYVNGNLKEIGVLKDGKLQGKWNVFYQNGILKEVGQYDKGKPIGKWKDYHNNGKIKSIGKFTNGNTSGKWKGYFDNGKLSSVGTYEDGKRTGKWILYNKNGEIKEIATFENGVMLESSKSN
- a CDS encoding toxin-antitoxin system YwqK family antitoxin, with the translated sequence MRIHIIIVFLLLASNIKAQETYLMWNDVENQRFGKETLFKSEGKFLNGSYKLAENSGAYTDVTFKNGKMIGAKKDYDFSGNLEQEMNFDQEGKANGKSISYYSNGEINEDFNYKNGLKDGEWKTYNKKGEPIRTEIYKNDLKEGKWVSNLRDAAKGVNLIETSYYKANEPTGAWSQKTEDDRLIWEKTYTAPKDYTKKEYHTNEKVAVIESYKNNKLDGVSKYYNPSGIILSEKQFLEGYLKSEIAFYENGNKKEIVNSKDGYKDGLFQEYSETGQLTIDGQYKIGYKAGEWKYYNDDDMLDRTFTFADGHKNGIGKTYNEAGTVESEGMYANDEKTGLWKFYKLNGKVSKEIEYKNDKVISEKKYN
- a CDS encoding toxin-antitoxin system YwqK family antitoxin, with the protein product MKKIVILTLALITSIGVYAQRKDITYYDNGQVRRQGQYDIKNQKTGEWKSFHKNGQLSSVGTYENDKQTGEWIDYLSNKTLSGIEMWAKGRRNGESKKYRHDGILIKIGMYTDGNKTGEWKYYHSKDQLSKLENYINGQKIGEWKEFHKNGQLLYIGTYEKPDKAEGEWKWYEDDGQLEAIGVYRNGLKIDEWKSYYKNGQLASSEFYENGKLSGESKRYNTNGELWIIGKYLNGGKTGEWRWYHNNGKLKTIGTYIENKSIGEWKSFHENGQLKKIGDYNDNGRRTGKFKAYHENGELESKGKYHNGNQIGKWKYYNVKGTLIKTTKF
- a CDS encoding fatty acid desaturase family protein, translated to MKIKFKPSNSIFFKELNANISVILTDEVIDKSKWVLKAKFFFYFLTFLGLYAFLFTDVVANSFSLLITTYTLIGLSGILLAFNASHDAVHDTLFTNKKYNAITHFLIFNLQGVNATLWKKRHLSSHHLFPNVDGCDADIDNNSFIRLSNSHTLKKNHKFQHFYAPLLYCLYTLHWIFVKDFIYLSKKEVANMKDLVYSKRFIAAVILLKLLYLVYIIVIPYYFLEVGLAKILISFFIMHGVISIFFVLTLIISHLTTETSFPKHDENGFLPTCYHEHQLSVSLDYHPTSKFANFIFGGFNSHAAHHLFPKLPHTLYTIITPEIQKAAVKFSMPYNELSIINAIYSHFKYLKKLGGN
- a CDS encoding DUF1287 domain-containing protein, with product MKKSLLILLLFSLNLCFSQTIIEQTDLANCALELTEQQVTYDPSYFSIDYPNGDVPNDKGVCTDVVIRAYRKVGVDLQKEVHVDMKSNFNVYPKIWGLKTTDRNIDHRRVPNLMTFFKREGAEKPISNNPNDYLPGDIVCWNLGGAITHIGIVVDKKSNDGKRNLIVHNIGGGQVLADCLFDYKIIGHYRYNK
- a CDS encoding suppressor of fused domain protein: MGFLKKKSSSKETEIQEAEVLIELQSPSCPVTAIVEQDNRTVYFYLWGAEGSNFGVKSSWVRNLKKAPQQLETALMEQGVPPMQTEEFCIHPNGSEKLNKDDLSIIWLEEGDGAALLLNGEVISIIPSWAGQNGFNGYAKEAKGQGDFAWELSDNNALYDRVHASKEFWDAWDLEQSPFNILQPKILDTYDEIFGEQDNYFAIDGNEWPPKGLYLKKGESKTVFATVGLSLIPMPVVEMYTENRFDANRIEFGFLLNSPITDEAVQQIGGWMSAQTTIPWHNITFLGEGHTIEFLSLNSSKLNFVLLTSQLNILPEPNIEKYRNSKTNFLWMVPISEKERQHIVDNGSDTIIEKLNKIGKEVFSLDRAEVI
- a CDS encoding DUF6630 family protein; its protein translation is MARIYYHEERLSGHAFENEVINVKLFDLIFENTETNGYDIKPISTSSFFGLIKSKNNTFKTVGVSRDGINYNTTEGNFYLPKALIFYDNNDNTFPSEFYFIAKIQDQIEIRKCSGGKTVKWFQIPDLHSEVKDAKIIQKIENTLLELKKLLPTTQKAVININKKKDKVKVEENQPLLNKSVKEAYQALAKICLGMNSKEKNVIEFFDTLKNYDKDLEYFTTLNFVIDFLEQNDNSFILRLDWKADIEDLEWVLKSALNDNFNVSFDLPNPGDYGKNASVSFDNVFEDFNKSLKQNGFQMSFIDTQSDEYVFLLHKLEDKKEVENSINEIGYKYYEK
- a CDS encoding DUF3592 domain-containing protein, translating into MKKNNEGRGCLIIFLSPFVIIGLVTLCLSIFNLYNSKKTNSWAKTNAEVQSLEFDHENYDGASSYRVKITYEYIIDNVKYQNNKIAYGYGMNGVDDHHNLYLKLKDAKKIVAYINPNNNSDSILIKGLNGSILGLLLFSIMWNAGVSIFLVPILMKSNSKLLFKKLIVIVFIIWSIGIILIVTKSIQIPLEKKIEVIETSTRR